One Misgurnus anguillicaudatus chromosome 22, ASM2758022v2, whole genome shotgun sequence DNA segment encodes these proteins:
- the c22h9orf78 gene encoding splicing factor C9orf78 homolog, with the protein MPPGKNLRRRKDDSSDEEDDETKAVVRSKLDEAKELQSLRKRQHGVSITALLVGEKLPLEAELEDDPFKLKTGGVVDMKKVKDRNRDMTADENDLNLGTSFSAETNRRDEDADMMKYIETELKKKKGMVEAEEQSKVKVKNPEDLLYELPENIRVNSAKKTEEMLSNQMLSGIPEVDLGIDAKIKNIISTEEAKAKLLAEQRNKKKDNGTSFVPTNIAVNYVQHNRFYHEDVNAPQRRNREIEPKARPMRVGDTEKPAPEASPPNYRKRPNNEKATDDYHYEKFKKMNRRY; encoded by the exons ATGCCACCGGGTAAGAATTTGAGGAGGAGGAAAGATGATTCATCTGATGAGGAAGACGATGAGACAAAAGCGGTGGTCAG GTCCAAACTGGATGAAGCCAAGGAGCTTCAAAGTTTGAGGAAGAGACAGCATGGAGTGAG CATTACAGCGTTACTTGTTGGAGAGAAGCTTCCTTTAGAAGCCGAGCTTGAG GACGACCCATTTAAACTAAAAACAGGAGGTGTTGTTGACATGAAGAAAGTGAAGGACAGAAACCGAGACAT GACAGCAGATGAAAACGACCTGAATCTTGGTACATCTTTCTCTGCTGAAACTAACAGACGAGACGAAGATGCAGACAT GATGAAGTACATTGAGACCGAgttaaagaaaaagaaaggcATGGTGGAGGCGGAAGAACAGAGTAAAGTAAAAGTGAAGAATCCGGAGGACCTTCTGTATGAGCTTCCTGAGAACATCCGTGTCAATTCTGCCAAAAAGACAGAAGAGATGTTGTCCAATCAGATGTTGAGCGGAATTCCAGAGGTGGATTTGGGGATTGA TGCAAAGATAAAGAATATCATCAGTACAGAGGAAGCAAAAGCAAAGCTGCTTGCTGAACAGAGGAACAAGAAAAAAGACAATGGGACCTCATTTGTTCCCACTAACATCGCTGTCAATTACGTCCAGCATAATCGCT TCTATCATGAGGAtgtaaacgcaccccagagacGCAACAGAGAAATAGAGCCCAAAGCCAGGCCAATGCGAGTAGGAGACACTGAAAAGCCAGCACCTGAGG CATCACCACCCAATTATCGTAAGAGACCAAATAATGAAAAGGCAACAGATGACTACCActatgagaaattcaaaaagaTGAACAGACGATACTAA